One Fontisphaera persica DNA window includes the following coding sequences:
- a CDS encoding alpha/beta hydrolase, with protein MTFPRLSRARLGGMMGASLLACLLLWGTVAAEAQNPANYRRIEDIIYGRKHGVALTLDVFEPARTNGYGVLFMVSGGFFSSKSAINPAHYRPFLDRGYTVFAVVHGSQPKYTIPEIVEDVHRAVRFVRYHAAKWGIRPDKLGVCGASAGGHLSLTLGTQGGPGRPEAADAVDRASSAVQAVACFFPPTDFLNYGKTGEVAVGIGILREFRPAFGPRSDQPQERLKYGREISPIYFITSNLPPTLIIHGDADKLVPIQQAESFVEKAREAGAKAKLIVRPGRGHGWVDMLQDVQLLADWFDEHLRGLKTP; from the coding sequence ATGACCTTTCCTCGTCTTTCGAGGGCACGTCTTGGCGGCATGATGGGGGCCAGCCTGCTGGCGTGCCTGCTTCTCTGGGGCACAGTGGCGGCTGAGGCGCAAAATCCGGCCAACTACCGGCGCATTGAGGACATTATCTATGGGCGCAAACACGGGGTGGCTTTGACGCTGGATGTGTTTGAGCCGGCGCGCACCAATGGTTACGGCGTCCTGTTCATGGTGAGCGGGGGGTTCTTTTCTTCCAAGTCCGCCATCAACCCGGCGCATTACCGGCCGTTTTTGGACAGGGGCTATACAGTCTTTGCCGTGGTACATGGTTCCCAGCCCAAATACACCATTCCTGAAATTGTGGAGGATGTGCATCGGGCGGTGCGTTTTGTACGTTACCATGCGGCCAAGTGGGGCATCCGTCCCGATAAACTGGGGGTGTGCGGCGCCAGTGCGGGAGGGCATCTATCCTTGACCTTGGGTACTCAGGGAGGCCCCGGCCGCCCGGAGGCTGCCGATGCGGTGGACCGGGCGAGCAGCGCGGTGCAGGCGGTGGCATGTTTCTTTCCCCCCACGGATTTTCTTAATTACGGCAAAACCGGGGAGGTGGCGGTGGGGATTGGCATTTTAAGGGAGTTTCGGCCTGCCTTTGGTCCCCGTTCCGACCAGCCGCAGGAACGGCTGAAGTACGGGCGGGAGATTTCCCCGATCTATTTTATTACTTCCAACCTGCCCCCCACTTTGATCATTCATGGCGATGCCGACAAGTTGGTGCCCATTCAACAAGCGGAGAGCTTTGTGGAGAAGGCGCGCGAGGCGGGGGCCAAAGCCAAATTGATCGTCAGGCCCGGTCGAGGTCATGGCTGGGTGGACATGTTGCAGGACGTGCAACTGCTGGCGGACTGGTTTGACGAGCATTTGCGCGGCCTAAAAACGCCATAA
- a CDS encoding FHA domain-containing protein, producing MPKLVVLSEGFTGRTYELKTERTTVGRLDDNAFCVPEPSVSSHHCEILLKGAEVVVRDLNSTNGTFIGGQQITEAVLKPGQILRLGNLQMRLEGDQPPPAKKALDQTVILPQGVKLNELETAGPKPSNFADDTQFGKKKNRANLIFIIVGVVLGLLVAALLVYVFMKAGTLTSPNT from the coding sequence ATGCCCAAACTAGTCGTGCTCAGCGAGGGGTTCACGGGGCGCACGTACGAGCTGAAAACGGAGCGCACCACCGTGGGACGCCTGGACGACAACGCCTTCTGCGTGCCGGAGCCGTCTGTCTCCAGTCACCACTGCGAAATCCTGCTCAAGGGCGCGGAGGTCGTCGTGCGCGACCTCAACTCCACCAACGGCACCTTCATCGGCGGGCAGCAAATCACCGAAGCCGTGCTGAAACCCGGCCAGATTCTGCGGCTGGGCAACCTGCAAATGCGCCTGGAGGGCGACCAACCGCCCCCCGCCAAAAAAGCTTTGGACCAGACCGTCATCCTCCCCCAGGGAGTCAAGCTGAACGAATTGGAAACGGCCGGCCCCAAACCCTCCAACTTTGCTGATGACACCCAGTTTGGGAAAAAGAAAAACCGCGCCAACCTCATCTTTATTATTGTGGGGGTGGTCCTCGGCTTGTTGGTGGCCGCATTGCTGGTTTACGTCTTCATGAAAGCCGGCACGCTGACCTCGCCCAATACCTGA